The genomic interval TAATCCCGCCTTTGCCCGCTAACTCCGCAGGCGCCGACAGGCGCCTGCTTCAAGGTCTTATCCATGAATATCGATTTTTCCTACCTGCTGAAGGTATTTCCCCAGGTCTTAATGTATTTGCCGACCACGGCGTTGCTGGCGATCGTTTCGATGGCGTTCGCCATTGTACTGGGGTTGATTTTGGCGCTGATCCGCGAAAGTCGGTTACTGGTGGTGGCGAAACTGGTGGAGTTGTATATCTCCTTGTTCCGCGGCATTCCCTCGTTGGTGCAACTGTTCATCATCTATTTCGGCCTGCCTCAGCTGTTTCCGGCGCTGAATGGCCTGTCGGCGATGGCGGCGGCGATTATCGGTTTTAGCCTGAAGAACTCTGCCTATATGGCAGAAATTTTTCGCGCCGCGCTGGCGTCGGTGGATTTCGGGCAGACTGAGGCCGGATTATCCGTAGGGATGAGCCGGGTACAAATTTACCGCCGTATTGTGTTGCCGCAGGCGATGCTTAATGCATTGCCCGCAACCGGCAACACGTTTATTTCACTGATTAAGGACACATCGGTGGCGTTTGCGCTGGGTGTTTCCGAGCTGTTTGCCGAAGGCAAGATGATTGCTGCGGAATCGCTACGCTTTTTTGAAACCTTCCTGGTCGTGGGGCTGATTTACTGGTTGGTGATTATCGCCTATTCCTGGTTCCAGACCCGACTGGAGAAGAAACTGAGCCATTCCCGGCAGCGTTAAGGAGCCGACATGATTAGCGTAAGAAACCTGACTAAGCGGTTCGGTGAGCAGGTCGTGCTGAACGACATCAGCCTGGACATCGAAGAAGGTGAAGTCGTCGCCATTATCGGCCCTTCCGGTTCCGGTAAATCGACGTTACTGCGTTGTCTGAACCTACTGGAAAAGCCGGAGGCGGGCACTATTACTATCGGCGACCAGACGCTGGATACCCGTCATTACACCACCAAAGCCGAGTATGCACTGCGTCGACAGACGGCGATGGTGTTTCAGAATTACAACCTGTTCAAGAATAAAACCGCGCTGGAAAACATCACCGAAGCCCTGATCGTGGTGAAAAAAATACCGAAAAAGCACGCGGAGGAGATTGGTCTGGTGCTGCTGGAGCAGGTAGGCCTGTTGCCGCAAGCGAATCAGTACCCGATCACGCTGTCCGGCGGGCAACAGCAGCGCGTCAGTATCGCACGGGCATTGGCGGTGGATCCGAAGGCGATTCTGTTCGATGAACCCACTTCTGCACTGGATCCAGAGCGTGTTCATGAAGTGTTGCAAGTGATTCAGAAACTGGCGGCCAACACCACCACCATGGTGATTGTGACGCATGAAATGCAGTTTGCCAGAGAAGTGGCGGATCGGGTTATCTTTATGGCGGATGGGCATATCGTGGAGCAAGGGCCGGCAGAGAAGGTGATCCGCTTCTCCGACAATCCGCAGACCCGCCGTTTTCTGCGCCAGCTTACAAATATAGAAGAACCGTCAGAGTTTGATATCTGACGCGCATCGTTTGTTCACCTGCTATGCCTGGGGTGCCAGGCGGTTCTGATCCCAGGGCGAAAAGAGGAGTCACCTACCATGAAAGTGCACACGCAGCATGAGCCGTTGGCACAGTATATTCAGGCGTTCCGGCACGAACTGCATCAGCACCCGGAGCTGTCCAATCAGGAATTTGAAACCACGCGGAAGATTCGCGCTGAACTGGAGAAAGAAGGCATCCGCATTTTGGATCTGCCGTTGAAAACCGGTCTGGTGGCGGAGGTGGGTGGTTTGCAGGATGGCCCATTGGTGGTGGTGCGCTCCGATATTGACGCACTGCCGATTGAAGAAGAGTCCGGTGTCGAATTCAGTTCGAAAAACCCCGGCGTGATGCATGCCTGCGGGCATGATTTTCACTCCTCTGCCGCGCTGGGCGCCGCGATTTTACTTAAACGCGCGGAAGCGGAATTGAAAGGCACAGTGCGGATTTTGTTTCAGGCGGCGGAAGAAACCGGTCTCGGCGCACCGGAAGTGATTGCGGCCGGTGCGTTGGACGGCGCAACCGCCATTTTCGGTATCCACAACGATCCGACGCTGCCGGTCGGCGTCATCGGTGGTAAAGACGGTGCGCTGACGGCGGGAGTCGACCGCTTTGAAATCAACATTGCCGCCAAAGGCTGTCACGCCGCCAAGCCGCATGAAGGTAATGATCCGATCATCATCATCGGCCAACTGATTACCGCGGTGCAGACCATCGTCAGCCGCAACGTACCCTCGGATAACAACGCGGTGGTATCCATCACCCAGGTGCACAGCGGCAGTACCTGGAACGTCATCCCGGATACCGCCTATGTGGAAGGCACGGTGCGTACCTTCAGCCAGGAGGCGCGCGATCTGATTGAGCGGCGTTTTCGCCAGGTGGTGGCCGGCATCGCCAGTACCTTCGGCGCAGAAATCGAATTCATCTGGCACGCCGGCCCGCCATCGGTGGTGAATACGCCGCGTTGGGTGGAGTTTGCATTGCAGGTTGCCGGCGACGAGGGTTTTGACGCGCGTCGGGTGGAGGCCAGCCCGATTGGCGAGGACTTCGCTTTCTACCAGCAGAAACTGCCGGGTACCTTTATGATGGTCGGCTCCGGCGGCCCGTATGCGCTGCATCACCCCAAATTCCGGGTGGATGACCAGGCGCTGTTCCCCACTGCGCACTATCTGTATCAACTGGCGAAGCTATCGCTGGAGCAACTGTCGGCGCACTGATCAACGTGATTCGACGCAATAACAATAACGCCGGCAACCAGCGCCGGCGTTGTCATTCATCCAGCCTGACTTGGCACGGCAATGGCTACGTGTTGCTATCGGCCTGAAAACTGACAGGATGTCTTGTTGGTTAATGGCGACAATTCTTGCTATGTGACGTCTCCATTCGGAGACATTTAATTGACTGATATAAAAGAATTTTATTTCGCATCGATGCAGTTGTTGCCAATTGGCGACTCTTTCTGTGAACCCCGTCGTTATTTTTAGGCCGACGTTGTCGCCAGTTGCCGTAAAAATAAATTAAATGCTTAAAATTCAATAAATTAATTTTTATGTTGAGTGTGGTTTTTTTGGCACGATATCTGCTTTATCTGTTGTGTAGATGCTCATTCCACTCTCTATGCTTGCTTCGGCTTCATAAACCTGGGAATGACGCAGAGCCTTTATGGTGCCTTGGCGTCCAACTGCCGGTGAAGGTGACTTCCCGGGTTTGCGGACGCAACGTTGAGTGGGGCACTTAAACAGTTGTCTTTCAGACCTGATTTTTATTAGCGCTTGCCTTTGATTGGGCAAGCGTTTTTTTTTGCGCCCAAGGTGGCGGCTATGTTGAGGCCGTATTTTATTGATGAAACACCTGTAGTTGCCGCCGGCAAACATGCATATCGGCGGTTAAGCCGTGATCAGTGTCGGCAAATGCTACATGGTCTGTAGGTCTGGGCGGGAGGGTTTCACAGTAGGGCGCGTTTCAGGTAATAAATCGGCGCCTGTATAACGCATCACACTATTTGTAACATGCGTTTTGTAACAATGATGTGATCAAATCACGTTATGCGTAACATGTGTTATGTAACATGAATTAAAGTGATCCGCTTCAAACTTTTGACCTTAAATTTAACGTTTTATAGCTACTACTTTTTATCCGGTAATTTTATTAGGTAATGAGGTGCGGCATGGTCGAAAGTACGCAATCCTGTGTGGTGGAAGGAAAGAAAAAAGTTAATGTCATTCATCAGGAGTGTCATTATCAAGGCAGCGGAACGCTGGTTAAAATAACCCGCGGCGGTATTTGCGGCTCGGATCTTCATTATTATCACGAAGGGAAAGTGGGTAATTATGAAGTCAAACAACCCATGGTTTTAGGCCATGAGGTTATTGGTGTTATTGAGCAGAGTGATAATAAAGAATTACGTTATCAGCAAAAGGTCGCGATTAATCCCAGCAAGCCCTGCGGTCATTGTAAATATTGTCTCGCTCACGAAGAAAATCAGTGCGTATCGATGCGCTTTTTCGGCAGCGCTATGTATTTTCCGCATGTTAACGGTGGTTTTACTCAATATAAAGTTGTCGATACGGCACAGTGTATTCCTTTTGACAATCAGGCTGACGATCGCGTGATGGTATTTGCCGAACCATTGGCTGTGGCAATTCATGCCGTCAATCAGGCCGGCGATATTAAAGGAAAACGGGTGTTTGTGTCCGGTGTCGGGCCTATTGGTTGTCTGGTGGTCGCAGCCGCGAAAGCGATGGGCGCGGCTGAAATTGTCTGTGCCGACGTTAGTGAACGTTCTCTGGCCCTGGCATCTACCATGGGCGCCACCCAAACGGTGCATGCCCAATCGGGCGATTTCTCGGATTATCTGCGGGATAAAGGTTATTTTGATATTTCGTTCGAAGTCTCCGGCCATCCCCAATCGATTGTGCGCTGTCTGGAAGTGACCCGTGCCAAAGGCGTTCAGGTTCAGGTCGGTATGGGTGGCGCGGTTCCTGATTTTCCAATGATGATGTTGATCGCCAAGGAAATTAAGCTGGTTGGCACATTCCGCTTTACGGAAGAGTTCGCGACGGCGGTGCACTGGCTGAACGACCATATTATCGATCCATTGCCGCTGCTGAGTGCGGAATTTACGTTTACCGATCTCGAAGAGGCACTGTTATTCGCTTCGGATAAATCAAAAGCAGCAAAAGTACAGTTGGTCTTCTGAATAAATATTGTGAAGAGAGCAGAAAATGAAAAATATATTTTCACTGGAAAATAAAAAAGTTTTGATTACCGGATCGGCCCAGGGTATTGGTTTCCTTTTGGCTAAAGGATTGGCGGAACAGGGTGCTGAGATTATCGTTAATGATATTACCGCCGAGCGTGCGGAACATGCCGTTGCGCAATTAACGGCGCAAGGGTATCGCGCTTACGCCGCACCGTTTGACGTTACCCGCTGCCAGGAAGTGAATGAAGCCATTGACGGAATAGAAAAAAATATTGGCGCAATAGATGTACTGATTAATAACGCGGGTATTCAGCGCCGCCATCCTTTTACTGAATTTCCGGAAAATGAGTGGAATGATGTGATTGCGGTGAATCAGTCCGCCGTCTTTTTTGTTTCGCAGGCGGTGGCCCGTAACATGGTGGAGCGCCGTGCCGGAAAAATCGTCAATATTTGCTCCATGCAAAGTGAATTGGGTCGAGACACCATTACGCCGTATGCCGCATCGAAAGGGGCGGTAAAAATGCTGACGCGCGGAATGTGTGTGGAACTGGCGCGTTACAATATTCAGGTGAATGGTATTGCTCCGGGTTATTTCAAAACAGAAATGACCAAGGCGTTGGTGGAAAATCAGGAATTCACCGCATGGCTGACGAAGCGCACACCCGCAGCCCGTTGGGGCAATCCTGAGGAGTTAATCGGCGCGGCGGTTTTCCTGTCATCCGGCGCATCCAACTTTGTAAACGGGCATTTATTGTTCGTCGACGGCGGTATGTTGGTCGCGGTTTAATACCACCGACAAAATATAAATAAATTCGAATTAGCGGATACACCGTGTCTATGGCGGCGAGATTCTCGCTGCCTTTATTACAGGAACATCTTATGCCTTTAGTCATTATTGCTATAGGGGTCGCGTTATTATTGATCCTGATGATTGGATTTAAAATAAATGGCTTTATTGCATTAATTCTGGTTGCCGCCCTGGTCGGCGTCGGTGAGGGTATGGCGCCACTGAAAGTCATGTCTTCTATTCAGTCCGGGATTGGCGGTACGCTGGGCGGGTTATCCATGATTCTGGGTTTCGGCGCCATGCTGGGACGTTTAATTTCGGATACCGGCGCGGCACAGCGCATTGCGACAACCCTTATTCACCATTTCGGGAAAAGCCGGATTCAATGGGCCCTGGTGATTACCGGCCTGATTGTCGGGCTGGCCATGTTTTACGAAGTGGGTTTTGTCCTGCTGTTGCCGCTGGTGTTTACCATCGTGGCGGCGGCGCAACTCCCGCTGTTGTACGTTGGCGTTCCCATGGTCGCCGCACTGTCCGTTACGCACTGTTTTCTGCCGCCCCACCCAGGGCCGACCGCCATCGCCACCATTTTTAACGCCAATCTGGGCGTGACGCTGCTATATGGGATGATCATTACCATTCCAACGGTAATTATCGCGGGGCCGGTGTTTTCCAGGTGTTTGAAGAAATATGAGAAAGAGCCGCCCAAGGGGTTGTT from Musicola paradisiaca NCPPB 2511 carries:
- a CDS encoding amino acid ABC transporter permease — its product is MNIDFSYLLKVFPQVLMYLPTTALLAIVSMAFAIVLGLILALIRESRLLVVAKLVELYISLFRGIPSLVQLFIIYFGLPQLFPALNGLSAMAAAIIGFSLKNSAYMAEIFRAALASVDFGQTEAGLSVGMSRVQIYRRIVLPQAMLNALPATGNTFISLIKDTSVAFALGVSELFAEGKMIAAESLRFFETFLVVGLIYWLVIIAYSWFQTRLEKKLSHSRQR
- a CDS encoding amino acid ABC transporter ATP-binding protein, with protein sequence MISVRNLTKRFGEQVVLNDISLDIEEGEVVAIIGPSGSGKSTLLRCLNLLEKPEAGTITIGDQTLDTRHYTTKAEYALRRQTAMVFQNYNLFKNKTALENITEALIVVKKIPKKHAEEIGLVLLEQVGLLPQANQYPITLSGGQQQRVSIARALAVDPKAILFDEPTSALDPERVHEVLQVIQKLAANTTTMVIVTHEMQFAREVADRVIFMADGHIVEQGPAEKVIRFSDNPQTRRFLRQLTNIEEPSEFDI
- a CDS encoding M20 peptidase aminoacylase family protein; this translates as MKVHTQHEPLAQYIQAFRHELHQHPELSNQEFETTRKIRAELEKEGIRILDLPLKTGLVAEVGGLQDGPLVVVRSDIDALPIEEESGVEFSSKNPGVMHACGHDFHSSAALGAAILLKRAEAELKGTVRILFQAAEETGLGAPEVIAAGALDGATAIFGIHNDPTLPVGVIGGKDGALTAGVDRFEINIAAKGCHAAKPHEGNDPIIIIGQLITAVQTIVSRNVPSDNNAVVSITQVHSGSTWNVIPDTAYVEGTVRTFSQEARDLIERRFRQVVAGIASTFGAEIEFIWHAGPPSVVNTPRWVEFALQVAGDEGFDARRVEASPIGEDFAFYQQKLPGTFMMVGSGGPYALHHPKFRVDDQALFPTAHYLYQLAKLSLEQLSAH
- the idnD gene encoding L-idonate 5-dehydrogenase; its protein translation is MVESTQSCVVEGKKKVNVIHQECHYQGSGTLVKITRGGICGSDLHYYHEGKVGNYEVKQPMVLGHEVIGVIEQSDNKELRYQQKVAINPSKPCGHCKYCLAHEENQCVSMRFFGSAMYFPHVNGGFTQYKVVDTAQCIPFDNQADDRVMVFAEPLAVAIHAVNQAGDIKGKRVFVSGVGPIGCLVVAAAKAMGAAEIVCADVSERSLALASTMGATQTVHAQSGDFSDYLRDKGYFDISFEVSGHPQSIVRCLEVTRAKGVQVQVGMGGAVPDFPMMMLIAKEIKLVGTFRFTEEFATAVHWLNDHIIDPLPLLSAEFTFTDLEEALLFASDKSKAAKVQLVF
- the idnO gene encoding gluconate 5-dehydrogenase, which translates into the protein MKNIFSLENKKVLITGSAQGIGFLLAKGLAEQGAEIIVNDITAERAEHAVAQLTAQGYRAYAAPFDVTRCQEVNEAIDGIEKNIGAIDVLINNAGIQRRHPFTEFPENEWNDVIAVNQSAVFFVSQAVARNMVERRAGKIVNICSMQSELGRDTITPYAASKGAVKMLTRGMCVELARYNIQVNGIAPGYFKTEMTKALVENQEFTAWLTKRTPAARWGNPEELIGAAVFLSSGASNFVNGHLLFVDGGMLVAV